A section of the Phycisphaerae bacterium genome encodes:
- a CDS encoding MFS transporter, producing the protein MADRSDTGGAAEPRLAWYQGVAPYQWWVFSVGAMAWLFDCMDQRLFTMVRSPALSQLLDLPEKNALVVDYGTYATAAQMIGWAVGGLFFGVVGDRWGRVKTLSASILVYSLFTGLCGLAITGWDFCLYRFLMGCGIGGAFAAAATLIAETMPDHSRSTCLGLFSALSVLGNMLGLAIGSKVFDPAKLYFEGFPGSDGVPGWRLAFFVGTIPALLVVLVLQTLRESERWQQARKKAGENLERQLGDLGSMFRHPRWRTNTIVAVCLATAGIVGVWGVAFWSPELINYALTPQGGLESLPRDQWAAKTAEITSVKFWGNLFQDIGGFLGIASFAPIANRIGRRKTFAGAFIISFVLIAFVFLTLNSAAKAYVLLPIMGYFNLSVMGGFVVYFPEIFPTRLRSTGTAFGYNVARLSAAVVMLSSNQIREWLAALEFEHPFRVGAVVVSGVYFLGLLVLIWAPETKDRPLPEE; encoded by the coding sequence ATGGCCGATCGATCGGATACGGGCGGGGCTGCTGAACCGAGACTTGCGTGGTATCAGGGTGTTGCCCCGTACCAGTGGTGGGTGTTCAGTGTCGGGGCGATGGCCTGGCTGTTTGATTGCATGGATCAGCGACTGTTCACGATGGTTCGATCGCCGGCCCTGTCGCAGTTGCTCGATCTTCCGGAGAAGAACGCGCTCGTGGTGGACTACGGGACTTATGCGACGGCGGCGCAGATGATCGGATGGGCCGTCGGTGGTTTGTTCTTCGGCGTTGTCGGCGACCGTTGGGGGCGCGTCAAAACGTTGTCGGCGTCGATTCTGGTCTACTCGCTGTTCACCGGTCTTTGCGGTCTGGCGATAACGGGCTGGGATTTCTGTCTGTACCGTTTTCTGATGGGATGCGGGATCGGGGGGGCGTTTGCCGCTGCTGCCACGCTGATTGCCGAGACGATGCCGGATCATTCCCGCTCGACGTGCCTGGGGCTTTTTTCGGCCTTGTCCGTGCTTGGGAACATGCTGGGCCTGGCCATCGGCTCGAAGGTCTTCGATCCGGCCAAGCTCTACTTCGAGGGGTTTCCGGGCAGTGATGGCGTGCCCGGCTGGCGTCTCGCTTTTTTTGTTGGAACGATACCGGCTCTGCTGGTGGTGCTGGTGCTGCAAACGCTCAGGGAGTCCGAGCGATGGCAACAGGCCCGCAAGAAGGCCGGAGAAAACCTTGAGCGTCAGTTGGGCGACCTGGGCAGCATGTTCCGCCATCCGCGCTGGCGGACCAACACCATCGTCGCGGTTTGCCTGGCGACGGCGGGGATCGTCGGGGTGTGGGGCGTAGCGTTCTGGTCGCCCGAGCTGATCAACTATGCTTTGACGCCTCAAGGAGGGTTGGAGAGTCTGCCCCGGGACCAATGGGCCGCCAAGACGGCGGAGATCACCTCGGTCAAGTTCTGGGGTAATCTGTTCCAGGACATCGGCGGTTTTCTTGGCATTGCCAGTTTTGCCCCGATCGCGAACCGGATCGGCCGCCGCAAGACCTTTGCCGGGGCCTTCATCATCTCGTTCGTGTTGATTGCCTTCGTGTTCCTTACGCTGAATTCGGCGGCGAAAGCGTATGTCCTGCTGCCGATCATGGGTTATTTCAACCTGAGCGTGATGGGGGGGTTTGTGGTCTATTTTCCTGAGATCTTCCCGACGCGGCTGCGATCGACCGGTACTGCGTTCGGGTACAACGTCGCCCGTCTGTCGGCGGCGGTTGTCATGCTGTCGAGTAATCAGATTCGCGAATGGCTTGCTGCTCTGGAGTTTGAGCATCCGTTTCGCGTGGGGGCGGTGGTGGTCAGCGGCGTTTACTTTCTGGGTCTGCTGGTGCTGATCTGGGCTCCAGAAACCAAGGATCGGCCGTTGCCGGAGGAGTAG
- a CDS encoding uroporphyrinogen decarboxylase family protein, whose product MYPTLNQMLDMLSVDSARIEVGRRRQEAVWRGQAPDRVPILLGRSESRQVMEKVGPQHLRLCEHQLRGGRPVREYHRFDHYTLGEQFDDPEKMLIESLWDIIGWARTPSDAQLSLRPNFGVGTLASVFGCKTAMGEHDMPWVSERPSKEAILEVDLDHLDRAGLIPRVIEFIQMARSALQEFPDVHVFMPDLQGPMNTAFLLREQEVFIEMLEEEDYFHRLMRIVTEVFVRLARRFKREVGEPLDGGYHGAMYMTNGGVRVVDDVSIMLSPEHYLRYSLPYVRQCLAPFGGGWVHSCGNISHQLDAYLSAPEIKGINFGEPEYYDFADLFPRLAAAGKFCYGGPVREMSESVEAYLERTASALGLARACLIFQPRVRGQDMSEGDWPDPEAILSLWDRLLS is encoded by the coding sequence ATGTACCCTACGCTGAACCAGATGCTCGACATGCTCAGCGTCGATTCGGCCCGGATCGAGGTCGGCCGGCGACGTCAGGAGGCCGTCTGGCGGGGACAGGCCCCGGACCGCGTGCCGATTCTGCTGGGCCGCAGCGAATCGCGGCAGGTCATGGAGAAAGTCGGGCCTCAGCACCTGCGTTTGTGCGAGCACCAGCTTCGCGGCGGACGGCCGGTTCGGGAGTATCATCGCTTCGATCACTACACACTCGGAGAGCAGTTTGACGATCCTGAGAAGATGCTTATCGAATCGCTGTGGGACATTATCGGCTGGGCCCGCACGCCGAGCGATGCGCAGCTCTCGCTGCGGCCGAACTTTGGCGTGGGCACTCTGGCGAGCGTCTTCGGATGCAAGACGGCCATGGGGGAGCATGATATGCCCTGGGTGAGCGAACGGCCGTCGAAGGAGGCGATTCTGGAGGTCGACCTCGACCATCTGGATCGTGCGGGTTTGATCCCGCGGGTGATCGAGTTCATCCAGATGGCCCGCAGTGCTCTGCAGGAGTTCCCCGATGTTCACGTTTTCATGCCCGACCTTCAGGGGCCGATGAACACCGCTTTTCTCCTTCGAGAGCAGGAAGTGTTCATCGAGATGCTTGAAGAGGAGGACTACTTTCATCGGCTGATGCGGATCGTCACCGAGGTTTTCGTTCGCCTCGCCAGGCGCTTCAAGCGGGAGGTTGGCGAGCCGCTGGACGGCGGCTATCACGGGGCGATGTACATGACCAACGGCGGCGTCCGCGTGGTCGATGACGTGAGCATCATGCTTTCACCCGAGCACTACTTGCGGTATTCGCTGCCATACGTCCGGCAGTGCCTGGCCCCGTTCGGCGGCGGATGGGTTCACAGTTGCGGCAACATCTCGCACCAACTGGATGCTTATCTCAGTGCGCCAGAGATCAAGGGAATCAACTTTGGCGAGCCGGAGTACTATGATTTCGCGGACCTGTTTCCGCGATTGGCCGCAGCCGGGAAGTTCTGTTACGGCGGGCCGGTGCGGGAGATGAGCGAATCGGTCGAGGCTTACCTCGAGCGTACGGCCTCAGCTCTGGGTTTGGCGAGGGCTTGCCTGATCTTCCAACCCCGAGTTCGGGGTCAGGACATGTCGGAAGGCGACTGGCCCGATCCGGAGGCGATCCTGTCTTTGTGGGACCGCCTTTTGAGTTGA